CGCATTGCCCGCACCAAACAGATGTTCGACCTCTGCGTCGACCTCAAGACACCCATCCTGACCACCCACATCGGCGTCGTCCCCGCCGACCCGCTCAGCCGCGAATATGACGCTCTGCTCGGGGCCGTACGCGAAATCGCTGAATACGCCGCGAACCGCGATTGCTGTTTCGCCACCGAGACGGGGCCCGAACCCGCCGAGACCCTGGCGGCCTTTCTCGAGCGCGTCAACAGCGGCGGCGCCAAGGCCAATTACGATCCCGCAAACCTGGTCATGAGCGGATTCAACCATCTCGAGGGGCTGTACGCCTTGGGCACGTACGTCGTCCACACCCACGCCAAAGACGGTATCGCGCATTCCATTGCCGAAAAAAAGGAGGTCATGGAGGTCCCCCTCGGAAAAGGCGATGTGGACTTTCCCCGCTACCTGCACATTTTGCGCGAAGAATTGGGGTACACCGGCTACCTGACCATTGAACGCGAATGCGGCGACGACCCCATCGCCGACATCGCCGAGGCCATCGCATTCCTGAAACGCCAGCCCGGCGTCGAGCGTTAGGGCCGGCACGCGGTCCTCCAGGCGAGACGAAAGGCCTGAACAAGGGCTCTCTTACACCTGAATTGCACCGTGTACCACGCCCTGTCACAATGCCCAAGACCGCAAAAAGTGACAGATTCGAGGTGGCGGCAATCATGAAATGGCTCTCAATACTGTGTGCGAGTATTCTTGCAATGCCCAGCGCATCGGGGGACGACACGGGAATGAACGTGCACTGCTCGGCTACCCGCGGCACTGTGCTTCTCGACGGCGCGGAATGGGCAACCTTCACTCTCCCCGAGCTCGGCGGCGGCCTCCTTCCCGCCGTCGAACAGACCGGCGACGGCGGCTGGCAACGCATCCGCCTCTCCTGGGACCTGCCGAAAAGCATCGCCCAGGACGAAGCCGCCGTGCGCTTCGCACTGGCCTTTGAGCCCGATTTCTGGTGGGCGCCCCACCTTTCTCCCAACGACGGCGACTGCATTGCCCAACATGTGTTTCGTTCGCCCGCGCTCATCGCTGTGCGCGAGCATGACGTGTTCGTTGTCGTGCCCGATCTCGATTTGTGCGGCCAGAACCCCAGCGCGCCCTGGTTTCTCGACTTCGATGCTCCCGCCAACACCCTGTGGCTTGGCATGGGCAAGACGAAGATTACCGAGCACGTCCATTACGTCAAAGCGCCCGGCATGAACCTCGGCCCCGGCAAAGTCCAACTCGGTTTCTACGTCACTGCCTACCGTGACGAGAACGAGCCAGTCAACCCCTGGGGACGCGTCGCGCCCATGCTGTGGGACCGCTGGGCCAAGCCTCTATACCGCCGGGGCGAACCTGCCCGCACCCCCCTCGACGCTTATGTTAAACACACCTACCGCTGGGCCCTCGGTGCCTGGCGCGGCGCTGTCTGGCAGGAATTCGAACTCGACGGCGCGCGGGTCGGCGCGCCCGCCTTCATCGTCAACGTCACGCAATCGCCCAACTACCCCGGAGAACCTTCCCTGCGCGAATTCCTCTCGATCTGGAACCAGGCGTGGTTTTCGTCGCTGCGCAGCGCCTCGGGGCTCATGCGCTACGCCCAGCGCACCGATGACGCCGACCTGCGCGACGCCGCTCGAATGACCAAGGAGTTTGCCCTCAAAGCCCCCATCCGAAACGGCTTCTTCCCCGCGGTTTACCGCACCGAAATGGAGGAGAGCGAGGTGGGCGGAGAAAAGGTCGCGCGCTCCCGCGGATGGAATACCGGCTACTGGACGAATTCGAACCGTGTCCCCTGGGAACGCGGCGTCAAAGACACCTGGTACCACGTCCTCGACGCGAGCTGGACCTGCCTCCTCATGCTCCGCTGGCACGAGGACATCGAATCCGACGTGCGTCTCGCCGGCTACGCCCGGCAGTACGCCGCAAGACTGCTTACACTCCAGGACGAACGCGGTTTCTTCCCCGCATGGCTCGAGCCCGAAACACTCGAACCCGCCGAAGTGCTCAGAGATTCTCCCGAGACCTCGATGAGCGCCACGTTCCTCCTCAAACTCGCCGAGGTCACCGGCGACAACGCCTACCGCGCCCCGGCGCTCAAAGCCCTCGACGCCGTCCTTGAACACGTTGCCCCCGCAGGCCGCTGGGAAGATTACGAGACCTACTGGTCCTGTTGCGGATGGGGCAAAAAGGAATTCCTGGGGAAACGCATCCCCCGCAACGCCATGTACAAGCAGAACACCCTTTCGATGTTCTGGACCGCCGAGGCGTGCCTCGAAGCCTACCGCGCGACAAAGAACCCGCGTTACCTCGCCTGGGGCCGCCGAACGCTCGACGAGCTCTCCATGTTCCAGCAGATCTGGCAGCCGCCGTACATCTACGTGCCCGCGCTCGGCGGGTTCGGCGTCATGAATTTCGACGGCGAGTGGAACGACTCCCGCCAGACCCTGTTCGCCGAATTGTTCATGGAATACTACAAAGAATCCGGCGAACCATACCTCTTCGAACGCGGGGTCGCCGCGCTCAAAGCGGGATTCGTCATGATGTACTGCCCCGAGAATCCCACGGTGAAAACCCTGTGGGAGAAAGTCTGGCCGTTCTTCGGTCCCGAGGATTACGGCTTCACCATGGAAAACTACGGTCACGGCGGCGCAACCAGCCCCGGCGGCGAAGGCATGGGCAACTTTACCATCTACGACTGGGGCAACGGCGCCGCGTCCGAGGCCCGTAACCGCATCCGCGACCATTTCGGCGACGTCTACATCGACCGGCCCCGCCTCCTGGGGTTCGGCATCGACAGCATCGACGTCAAACCGTACGAAGGCGGCTGGCTCCTGGTCGACCTGGCGGGCGTCCCCCGCGATGTCCGCATCGTTTATGAAGACGGAACCGCCCAAACCATCCGTCTCGACGGAAAACACGAGCTGTAACCGGAGCAGAACACTTCGAACCCCTAAGGCTTATACGTCTCATGAAGTGGAATAGGGGCCGCCTCTACTTCTGACTTCCTCCCTGCCCTGTGTTTTCCTGCGCCGCGCCCGCGCCGAAGTCGCGCCCATCGCCGCAACCCGCTTCGTAGTCCCGGCTCGTGGCATACACGTGGACGGATTTCGGCAGCATGCGCGCAATCAATTCCCCGCGCGCCACGACCGCTGCTTCCTCCGTATACAGACGGCAGAGCGTTGTTCCGTTCAGCGCGCCGAGCCCGTCCACAACGACGGCCGTGTGCCGCACATCGTCCTCGTTTACCAGGACGAGCAGCCAGTCGTCTCCCACGCACCGCGCGAAATAGGCCACCCGCGGCGTCTTGTCAGG
The DNA window shown above is from Candidatus Hydrogenedentota bacterium and carries:
- a CDS encoding sugar phosphate isomerase/epimerase family protein, with protein sequence MKIGIITASLPMDTKTGLRKARELGAHGVQLWIVDNDLDPRNLTQSGREELVDYMASLNLERSALCGDIGGFTDLSKVDERIARTKQMFDLCVDLKTPILTTHIGVVPADPLSREYDALLGAVREIAEYAANRDCCFATETGPEPAETLAAFLERVNSGGAKANYDPANLVMSGFNHLEGLYALGTYVVHTHAKDGIAHSIAEKKEVMEVPLGKGDVDFPRYLHILREELGYTGYLTIERECGDDPIADIAEAIAFLKRQPGVER